One Rhea pennata isolate bPtePen1 chromosome 3, bPtePen1.pri, whole genome shotgun sequence DNA segment encodes these proteins:
- the B3GNT2 gene encoding N-acetyllactosaminide beta-1,3-N-acetylglucosaminyltransferase 2: MSVGRRRLKLLGILMMVNIFIYVIVEVSKSGSQEKNAEGRVIIPQNKFWRKYTPHKAYWNKQQQKLELLYNPILTLLSNMTVEENLASNSSVLSSCDPDPWVTSEVSDFADLPERFKDFLLYLRCRNYSLLMDQPNKCKHKPFLLLAIKSLTPHFDRRQAIRESWGKEIQSGDVTVKRVFLLGQTPPEDNFPDLSDMIKFESQTHQDILLWNYRDTFFNLTLKEVLFLKWVSSSCADVQFIFKGDDDVFVNTHQILDYLKSLSKDKAKDLFIGDVIKDAGPHREKKLKYYIPESVYEGSYPPYAGGGGFLYSGDLALRLNNASDQVLLYPIDDVYTGMCLQKLGLAPEKHKGFKTFGIEEKYRNNICSYTNLMLVHSRKPQEMIKIWTRLQDPHLNC, translated from the coding sequence ATGAGTGTTGGACGCAGAAGATTAAAGCTGCTGGGAATTCTGATGATggtaaacatttttatttatgtgatTGTGGAAGTTTCAAAAAGTGGCAGCCAAGAGAAGAATGCAGAAGGACGTGTTATTATACCACAAAACAAATTCTGGAGAAAATACACTCCTCACAAAGCTTATTGGaataaacagcaacagaaacttGAACTGCTCTACAACCCTATTTTGACCTTGCTTTCCAATATGACTGTAGAAGAGAACTTAGCTTCTAACTCTAGTGTTCTCAGTTCCTGTGACCCTGACCCATGGGTAACTTCAGAGGTTAGCGACTTTGCAGACTTGCCAGAaagatttaaagattttctgctttatttgaGATGTAGAAATTATTCATTATTAATGGATCAGCCAAACAAGTGCAAACATAAACCTTTTCTGCTGCTGGCTATTAAGTCACTTACACCGCATTTTGATAGAAGGCAAGCAATTAGGGAATCCTGGGGCAAAGAAATACAGTCGGGGGACGTAACAGTCAAAAGGGTCTTCTTACTTGGGCAGACCCCACCAGAGGATAATTTTCCAGATCTTTCAGACATGATAAAATTTGAGAGTCAAACCCACCAAGACATTCTCCTGTGGAACTACAGAGACACTTTCTTCAATTTAACTCTGAAAGAGGTGCTGTTTCTTAAATGggtcagcagcagctgtgcagatgtccagtttatttttaagggtGATGATGATGTTTTTGTGAATACCCATCAGATCCTGGATTACTTGAAGAGCTTATCAAAGGACAAAGCCAAAGACTTATTTATTGGTGATGTGATCAAAGATGCTGGAcctcacagagaaaaaaaattgaagtacTACATCCCAGAAAGTGTTTATGAAGGTTCGTATCCTCCGTATGCAGGAGGTGGTGGGTTTCTGTACTCTGGTGATCTAGCATTAAGACTGAATAATGCGTCTGACCAGGTACTCCTTTATCCTATTGATGATGTTTATACTGGAATGTGCCTTCAGAAGCTTGGGCTTGCTCCGGAAAAACACAAAGGCTTCAAAACATTTGGTAttgaagagaaatacagaaataacatATGTTCCTACACAAACTTAATGTTAGTACATAGTAGAAAACCTCAAGAAATGATAAAGATCTGGACTCGCTTGCAAGATCCACACTTAAATTGTTAA